Genomic segment of Deltaproteobacteria bacterium:
AAAGGCACTTTCAGCGCGCCATCGGGCGGTACCGGCATATGGAGAGTTATCCGCGGCTCTTTGCCCGCTTCAAGATCATCCTTGATCCCATGTTTCCGAAGATTGCCAATTTTGTCAAAGAACCGGAGACTATCATAGATATAGGAACCGGTTACGGTGTGCCGGCTGTCTGGCTCCTCGAATTGTTTCCTCACGCGCGGGTCTATGGGATCGAACCGGATAGCAAGCGTGTCCGGTTTGCGTCGCGGGCGATTGGATCAAGAGGCGCCGTTGAGATCGGGAAGGCCCCGGATATACCGAATTTTACGGGAGATGCCGATACGGCGCTTCTCCTCGATATGATCCATCTGATCAACGATGATGAACTCATGCTGACTCTGCAGCGTCTCCGCAGTAAGCTCCGCCCGGAAGGCTCTTTGATCATCAGGGCGACGGTGCCTTCTGATAAGCGAATTCCCTGGACACGATGGATCGAGGAGACGCGGATCAAGGTTCGAAAGGGGACGCCGCACTTCCGTACAAGGGAAGATATTCTGGCAAGCATAGTCAAAGCGGGGTTCAGCATTACGCACACGGAAATAAGCGCACCAGGTAAGGAAGAGTGGTGGTTTATCGCCAGGGTGAGCTTTCAGGACATGGTTGCATAGGCATGATCAAATGAGGACAGGATGAAGGATGCTTTCTACCAGATTTTAATCACCCTTTCAAATCGAATGGGTCTGTGGGTGTTTCGGTTCATGGCCTGGTTTATTGCCTCCGGATATTTTTTCCTTTTTCCGGGAAGGGTGGCAATAAGTCTTCGATTTTACAGGGCGCTCTTTCCGTCAAGGGGGCTGTTGCATCACCTCTGGTGCGCATGGAGGCAATATCACAATTTCGTCAATGTCTATATGGACCGGTTTCTCATCTTCGATGAACATACTGTTGCCATCACCCATGAGGGGTGGGAACTCCTTGAGGATGCCGTAAATAGAAAGGCGGGCGGCATTATTCTTATGTCCCATGTGGGAAACTGGGAAATTGCAGCTCATATGCTTAAAGTTCGGGGCCGGAACAATCAGGGGATGAAACTGCTTCTTTACCTGGGTCAAAAACACAAGGACCAGATTGAGCGTACGCAGAAGGAGAGCCTTGTCCAGAGCGGCATTAAGATTATCGTTGCGGAAGAGGATACCGTGTCGCCTGCCGATATCATCGAAGGCATCAACTTTCTGAAGGCAGGCGGATTGGTTTCTCTGACGGGCGACCGCATATGGCGCAAAGACCAGCGTTCCCTGCCGGTTCGATTCCTTGGGCATGAGGCATTCCTGCCGGAAACTCCCTTCATATTTGCCCTGCTTTCCGGAACGCCCCTTTACCTTTTTTTCGCGTTTCGAACGGGGAAACAGAAATACCACTTTCAAATCCTGCCGCCTCAATATGTCCATGCACAAGACCGTAACGACAGACAGGAAGCTATTGGAAGGGCAGCGCAGCTCTATGCCGACCGCCTTCTGGAAATGGTTCGTCAACATCCCTTTGAATGGTACCATTTTGAACCTTTTATAGGACAGAGACTTGATGAGCAATGATCGCACCGTGAAAAAAAGAAAAATATACTTCATCAATCCCAAAACTCCGGAACATTTTTGGGCAATGCGGGGCGCCCTTGACATTGTGGGAAAGCATAAAACACTTATGCCCAATACCGCCCTGCTCACCTTAATTGCTCTGACCCCTGATGACGTGCCTGTCGAATACATTTTCTGCGATGAAAATATTGCACCTGTCGATTGGAACATATCATGTGATCTCGTTGGGATTACCGGCTACACACTTCAATTTGAGCGAATGCAAGCGATAAGCGCGCGATTCAGAGAGCGCGGCATACCTGTTGTCGTAGGCGGCACGTATGCTACTCTTGACCCCGGCAAAGTAACCGATATTGCGGATATTCTCTTTATCGGCGAGGCGGAATATACCTGGCCTCAATTTTTGCGGGACTGGACGGCAGGCACGGCCAATCCTGTCTATAAACAGGATGCATTTATTGACATGAAAGACAGCCCTGCGCCTGATCTATCGTACCTGTCGGCAAAGGACTACCTCTATTTCTCGGTGCAGACGAGCCGCGGATGCCCAAATAACTGCGACTTCTGCGACGTTATACGGATTATGGGAAGAAAGTACCGGAGCAAGTCCATTGATCAAATTATGTACGAGGTGAAAAATGCCCATGCATACGGCGCTGAAACCATATTTTTCTCCGACGACAATTTTCTTGTTAACAAAAAATTCACCACTGACCTCTTACAGGAAATTATCACATGGAATAGAACCCTTGATCGGCCCCTTTCCTTCAGCACGCAGGCAACCGTGATGATCGGTGCAGAAGACGATCTCCTGAAGCTCCTCGCCGATGCGCGATTCAGTGTCCTTTTCCTCGGGCTCGAAACGATCAGCAAGGAATGCCTTGAGGAAGTCAATAAGGGACAGATGTCCCTCTATAATCCCTACGAGGTGATCCCCCGCATTTCACGGTATGGGATTGTCCCTTTTCTCGGAATGATCGTCGGATTCGATCATGACACCCCTGCCGTATTTGGAGAAATCGAGGAGTTCCTTGAAAAAACGGCAAGCCCTATCGCCTCGATCAGTGTTCTCAACGCACCGAAAAACACTGCGCTGTACGAAAGGATGAAGAAGGAAGGCCGTCTCATTGAAGACTTCAGGGGATTCTGGCACCTTACTACCAATTTCACTCCAAAACAAATGACCCTGCAGGAACTCTATCTGGGACATAAGAATTTATTGAAAAAATTATATGAACCCGAGCATTTTGAACGGCGCATGATTCAATGGCTTGAAAATGTGCGCTATTTCTCCGATCTCTATTCCACAAAGAAGAAAGATTTTTACAGATTCTTCCGCATACTAAGAATCCTGCGGCATTTTCTTTTCCGGGCGCCTCCATCCGTACGGGCCATGTTCTGGAATATTCTGAAAGCAGCGTGGAAGATCAATCCACGCCTCATCTCGCGAGCCATGTCGGTGTTGGTCCAATACTGGCACTACTACGACTTCGGACACAAGGACTCAGGGCAGAAAGCAGGGCTTGTAGAAGAGGTAACTACCGACTAGGGGCATTATTTCAAAAATACGGTGTCATATCGACCAGGGGGAGATATCTTTTAAGATCGCATACCCATTAAGATTTCTCGCTTTGCTCGAAATGACAGTAGTGTATGTGCATTTATGAAATGATGTACTAAACTCAGGGCTTTTTTTTGACTTTCCACTATAAAGATAGCAACACGTAAGAGCGGAATGGATCGCCGGCATGAAATATCCTCCGAATCCTAAATAACCTTAACAATGTCATGATATACGGAAAGATATAAATAGTTGTGAAATAATTGTCAAAAGATTATGTATCATTTCCAATGATTAAATAGGCTCTGGGGTGTCAGGAGATCATAGGTTATAAAGTCAATAAAAAACAGATTGTCATTGTAGCGCTCTGAAGGAATCCCATAAGTTGTGGAGTTATCTGGAAACTATAGAATAACTTGTTAGACTGAGGTAAATAATTGATGGATCGACTACTTACTTCGTCGTCCTTTTGGGGACTTGTCGGTGTTGTGATAGGTTTCGCGTTGGGGGAAGGTGCACGATACATCCGTTATCGGTGGCGCATTCATCGACTCAAAGCGGTGATAGATACTGAACTTAAGTCACTGCTTTACCAGATAGACCAAAAGAAAGACATCACTAGGCAGGCGATCGACCGTCTGAAGCAGAATAAGTATTTGCCCACACAGTCAATCCCAGCAATTACGACTGCCTATAGGGAGTTCTTTGGCGAGGTGTACGAACACTTGTGCCCCACTCAGCGTAACTGTGTTCATAATGTCTATGAGCGCCTTCATTTAGCAGACAAAGTATTGGATTCTTTTGAGCATGACTTCCTTACTGCAATAAAAGACAAGATCATTAGCGATCCGTTTCAAGCATATTCTGATAGATTAGAAGAAGTTCAGCAATCCCTGAATGAAGCACAAGAATTGATTCGCGGATATCTTGAAGGAAATCCCAAAGATATCTATGGGCTGAAGAGTTGACAGTCTAACAAGCAAATCCAGCCGATCGCTTACAGCGCCGGATGATTTGAGACGTTAAACCGTGAAAAATAAAAATAGAATAAAAAGGAGAACGCCCATGAAGCGGATAGTTTTAAGTATCATACTTGTTCTTAGTGTCGGAACTGGTTTCGCATTTGGGCAAGACAAAAAAGACGAACCGACCGCGCGGTTTGTGTTGCCAACGAAACGGGCGCTGAACTGGAGCAAGCCGGTGAAATGCTTCGCCATAGCCTCGGCGGCCTTGTTCAAGGAAGATCGCGAGATGGAAGACTTCAAACATAGTAAACTGAGCATTTATGTTAAAAAGGGCACAGACAAACTGAGGCTGTGGCTTGAAGGCGAGACTCTAACAGTTCAGAATGGCGATCAGAAGCCAGATCGTTATCAAGTCAGTGGGCACCGAAATAATTTTCTTGTCGCAGTTCATTATGGCGGCTTAGTGCCGGCTGTGAATTCTATCGCCGTGAACGAAGAAAACGGGTTCGCTGTCTGGTCATTAAGCGAGCCGATGTTAGTACCAGTGTCCGAATACCCATATGGGCAGAGCGTGTACATGCAGTGTACCAATTAACGGCAACTGATTTACTTAATCCTGAATAATACGAAAACGGGAAATAAAAAAAGCTGTTTAACAAATCGTGCAACTCAATAGGGAAAATTCCGGGGACATAATATAGATTAATT
This window contains:
- a CDS encoding lysophospholipid acyltransferase family protein, with the translated sequence MKDAFYQILITLSNRMGLWVFRFMAWFIASGYFFLFPGRVAISLRFYRALFPSRGLLHHLWCAWRQYHNFVNVYMDRFLIFDEHTVAITHEGWELLEDAVNRKAGGIILMSHVGNWEIAAHMLKVRGRNNQGMKLLLYLGQKHKDQIERTQKESLVQSGIKIIVAEEDTVSPADIIEGINFLKAGGLVSLTGDRIWRKDQRSLPVRFLGHEAFLPETPFIFALLSGTPLYLFFAFRTGKQKYHFQILPPQYVHAQDRNDRQEAIGRAAQLYADRLLEMVRQHPFEWYHFEPFIGQRLDEQ
- a CDS encoding radical SAM protein is translated as MSNDRTVKKRKIYFINPKTPEHFWAMRGALDIVGKHKTLMPNTALLTLIALTPDDVPVEYIFCDENIAPVDWNISCDLVGITGYTLQFERMQAISARFRERGIPVVVGGTYATLDPGKVTDIADILFIGEAEYTWPQFLRDWTAGTANPVYKQDAFIDMKDSPAPDLSYLSAKDYLYFSVQTSRGCPNNCDFCDVIRIMGRKYRSKSIDQIMYEVKNAHAYGAETIFFSDDNFLVNKKFTTDLLQEIITWNRTLDRPLSFSTQATVMIGAEDDLLKLLADARFSVLFLGLETISKECLEEVNKGQMSLYNPYEVIPRISRYGIVPFLGMIVGFDHDTPAVFGEIEEFLEKTASPIASISVLNAPKNTALYERMKKEGRLIEDFRGFWHLTTNFTPKQMTLQELYLGHKNLLKKLYEPEHFERRMIQWLENVRYFSDLYSTKKKDFYRFFRILRILRHFLFRAPPSVRAMFWNILKAAWKINPRLISRAMSVLVQYWHYYDFGHKDSGQKAGLVEEVTTD